The following proteins are encoded in a genomic region of Xanthomonas cassavae CFBP 4642:
- a CDS encoding c-type cytochrome: MPNALHAPRLAIVLVAALTLAACSQSQVESPDHSAGDAGHASGEHGSSSSAGLPTGRAEAGDKLAHAKGKATGQSCVDCHGADGNAPIDPSYPKLGGQYGDYLAHALQAYRSGDRQHPLMTAQATALSDQDIADLAAYFGARQTQLRDLHGVK, encoded by the coding sequence ATGCCGAACGCCCTGCACGCTCCGCGTCTAGCCATCGTCCTGGTCGCTGCCCTTACGTTGGCGGCCTGCTCCCAATCCCAGGTCGAATCTCCCGATCATTCCGCCGGCGATGCCGGTCATGCCAGCGGCGAACACGGTTCCAGCTCCTCGGCCGGGTTGCCCACCGGCCGTGCAGAGGCCGGCGACAAGCTTGCGCATGCCAAGGGCAAGGCCACCGGCCAGAGTTGCGTGGACTGCCACGGCGCAGACGGCAATGCACCGATCGACCCCAGCTATCCCAAGCTCGGTGGGCAGTACGGCGACTATCTTGCGCATGCGCTGCAGGCCTATCGCAGCGGTGATCGCCAGCACCCGTTGATGACTGCGCAGGCCACTGCGCTCAGCGATCAGGATATTGCCGATCTCGCCGCCTACTTCGGTGCGCGGCAGACGCAGCTGCGCGACCTGCATGGCGTCAAATAA
- a CDS encoding efflux RND transporter permease subunit, whose translation MSEHGNPHGPVHDPHAPSPGGGLVAFATRRRVTIAMITVTMLLFGLIALRSLKVNLLPDLSYPTLTVRTEYTGAAPAEIETLVTEPVEEAVGVVKNLRKLTSISRTGQSDVVLEFAWGTNMDQASLEVRDKMEALSLPLETKPPVLLRFNPSTEPIMRLALSPKQAPASDADAIRQLTGLRRYADEDLKKKLEPVAGVAAVKVGGGLEDEIQVDIDQQKLAQLNLPIDNLITRLKEENVNISGGRLEEGSQRYLVRTVNQFVDLDEIRNMLVTTQSSSSSAADAAMQQMYAIAASTGSQAALAAAAEVQSTSSSSSSSIAGGMPVRLKDVAQVRQGYKEREAIIRLGGKEAVELAIYKEGDANTVSTAAALRKRLEQLKATVPGDVEITTIEDQSHFIEHAISDVKKDAVIGGVLAILIIFLFLRDGWSTFVISLSLPVSIITTFFFMGQLGLSLNVMSLGGLALATGLVVDDSIVVLESIAKARERGLSVLDAAIAGTREVSMAVMASTLTTIAVFLPLVFVEGIAGQLFRDQALTVAIAIAVSLVVSMTLIPMLSSLKGAPPMAFPDEPGHPQWQPEQRWLKPVAAGRRGAGASVRYAFFGAAWAVVRLWRGLSKVVGPVMRKASDLAMAPYVRAERGYLAMLPAALRRPGLVLALAAAAFIGTVLLVPLLGADLIPQLAQDRFEMTVKLPSGTPLAQTDALVRELQLAHDKDPGVASLYGVSGSGTRLDANPTESGENIGKLTVVMAGGGSPEVEAAATQRLRSSMVGHPGAQVDFARPALFSFSTPLEVELRGQDLGELERAGQKLAEMLRANGHYADVKSTVEEGFPEIQIRFDQERAGALGLTTRQIADVIVKKVRGDVATRYSFRDRKIDVLVRAQHSDRASVDAIRQLIVNPGSSRPVRLAAVAEVLATTGPSEIHRADQTRVAIVSASLKDIDLGGAVREVETMVRKDPLAAGVGMHIGGQGEELAQSVTSLLFAFGLAIFLVYLVMASQFESLLHPFVILFTIPLAMVGAVLALLMTGKPVSVVVFIGLILLVGLVTKNAIILIDKVNQLREDGVPKHEALIEGARSRLRPIIMTTLCTLFGFLPLAVAMGEGAEVRAPMAITVIGGLLVSTLLTLLVIPVVYDLLDRRADAYYLERGRRMAGQRAHAAGNADGLEAL comes from the coding sequence ATGAGTGAGCACGGCAACCCGCACGGCCCCGTGCACGACCCGCATGCACCATCGCCTGGAGGCGGGCTGGTCGCCTTCGCCACGCGGCGACGGGTGACCATCGCGATGATCACCGTGACCATGCTGCTGTTCGGCCTGATCGCGCTGCGCAGCCTCAAGGTCAACCTGCTGCCCGACCTGAGCTATCCCACGCTCACCGTGCGCACCGAATACACCGGTGCGGCACCGGCAGAAATCGAAACCTTGGTGACCGAGCCGGTGGAAGAAGCCGTCGGCGTGGTCAAGAACCTGCGCAAGCTCACGTCGATCTCGCGTACCGGGCAGAGCGATGTGGTGCTGGAGTTTGCCTGGGGCACCAACATGGACCAGGCCAGCCTGGAGGTGCGCGACAAGATGGAAGCGCTGTCGCTGCCGCTGGAAACCAAGCCGCCGGTGCTGCTGCGTTTCAATCCCTCTACCGAGCCGATCATGCGCCTGGCGCTGTCGCCCAAGCAGGCGCCGGCCTCGGACGCCGATGCGATCCGCCAGCTCACCGGGCTGCGCCGCTATGCCGATGAAGACCTGAAGAAAAAGCTCGAACCGGTGGCCGGCGTGGCCGCGGTCAAGGTCGGTGGCGGTCTGGAAGACGAGATCCAGGTGGATATCGATCAGCAGAAGCTCGCCCAGCTCAATTTGCCGATCGACAACCTGATCACCCGGCTCAAGGAAGAAAACGTCAACATTTCCGGCGGCCGGCTGGAAGAAGGCTCGCAGCGGTATCTGGTGCGCACGGTCAACCAGTTCGTGGATCTGGACGAGATCCGCAACATGCTGGTCACCACGCAGAGCAGCAGTAGCAGCGCTGCCGATGCAGCGATGCAGCAGATGTATGCCATCGCCGCGTCCACCGGTTCGCAGGCGGCGCTGGCTGCGGCGGCCGAAGTGCAGAGCACCTCGTCGTCGTCCAGCAGCAGCATCGCCGGCGGCATGCCGGTGCGGCTGAAGGACGTGGCGCAGGTGCGCCAGGGCTACAAGGAGCGAGAGGCCATCATCCGCCTCGGCGGCAAGGAAGCAGTGGAGCTGGCGATTTACAAGGAAGGCGATGCCAATACCGTGTCCACTGCCGCAGCGCTGCGCAAGCGCCTGGAGCAACTGAAGGCGACCGTGCCCGGCGATGTGGAGATCACCACCATCGAGGACCAGTCGCACTTCATCGAACACGCGATCAGCGACGTCAAGAAGGATGCGGTGATCGGCGGCGTGCTGGCGATCCTGATCATCTTCCTGTTCCTGCGCGATGGCTGGAGCACGTTTGTGATCAGCCTGTCGCTGCCGGTGTCGATCATCACCACGTTCTTCTTCATGGGACAGCTGGGGCTGAGCCTCAATGTAATGTCGCTGGGCGGCCTGGCCTTGGCCACTGGCCTGGTGGTGGACGATTCGATCGTGGTGCTGGAGAGCATCGCCAAGGCGCGCGAGCGCGGCTTGAGCGTGTTGGACGCGGCCATTGCCGGCACCCGTGAAGTCAGCATGGCGGTGATGGCGTCCACGCTGACCACGATTGCGGTGTTCCTGCCGTTGGTGTTCGTCGAAGGCATCGCCGGGCAGCTGTTCCGCGATCAGGCATTGACGGTGGCAATCGCGATTGCGGTCTCGCTGGTGGTGTCGATGACGCTGATCCCGATGCTGAGCTCGCTCAAGGGCGCGCCGCCGATGGCGTTTCCGGATGAACCCGGCCACCCGCAATGGCAGCCCGAGCAGCGCTGGCTCAAGCCGGTGGCGGCTGGGCGGCGTGGCGCGGGTGCGAGCGTGCGCTATGCGTTCTTCGGTGCGGCGTGGGCGGTGGTCAGGCTGTGGCGCGGGCTGAGCAAGGTAGTGGGACCGGTGATGCGCAAGGCCAGCGATCTTGCGATGGCACCATATGTCCGCGCCGAGCGTGGCTACCTGGCGATGTTGCCAGCGGCGCTGCGGCGCCCTGGGTTGGTGCTGGCGCTGGCGGCGGCAGCATTTATCGGCACCGTGCTGCTGGTGCCGCTGCTGGGCGCGGACCTGATCCCGCAGCTGGCGCAGGACCGCTTCGAAATGACGGTGAAGCTGCCTTCCGGCACACCGCTGGCGCAGACCGATGCGCTGGTGCGCGAGTTGCAGCTGGCGCACGACAAGGACCCGGGTGTGGCCTCGCTGTATGGCGTCAGCGGCAGCGGCACGCGGCTGGATGCCAACCCCACCGAAAGCGGCGAGAACATCGGCAAGCTCACCGTGGTGATGGCCGGCGGCGGCAGCCCGGAAGTGGAAGCGGCGGCCACGCAGCGGTTGCGCAGCAGTATGGTCGGGCACCCCGGTGCGCAGGTGGATTTCGCGCGGCCGGCGTTGTTCAGTTTTTCGACGCCGCTGGAAGTGGAACTGCGCGGCCAGGATCTGGGCGAGCTGGAACGCGCCGGGCAGAAGTTGGCCGAGATGCTGCGCGCCAATGGCCACTATGCGGACGTGAAGTCCACTGTCGAGGAGGGTTTCCCGGAAATCCAGATCCGCTTCGATCAGGAGCGTGCCGGTGCGCTGGGGCTGACCACACGGCAGATCGCCGACGTCATCGTCAAGAAGGTGCGCGGCGATGTGGCCACGCGCTACAGCTTCCGCGATCGCAAGATCGACGTGCTGGTGCGTGCGCAGCACAGCGACCGCGCCAGCGTGGATGCGATCCGTCAGCTGATCGTCAACCCGGGCAGCAGCCGACCGGTGCGTCTGGCGGCGGTTGCCGAGGTCCTGGCAACCACCGGGCCGAGCGAGATCCATCGCGCCGATCAGACCCGTGTGGCGATCGTGTCGGCCAGCCTGAAGGACATCGATCTGGGCGGCGCGGTGCGCGAAGTGGAGACGATGGTACGCAAGGACCCGCTCGCTGCAGGCGTGGGCATGCATATCGGCGGGCAGGGCGAGGAGCTGGCGCAATCGGTGACGTCGCTGCTGTTCGCGTTCGGGCTGGCCATCTTCCTGGTCTATCTGGTGATGGCCTCGCAGTTCGAATCGCTGCTGCATCCGTTCGTCATCCTGTTCACCATTCCGCTGGCGATGGTGGGTGCGGTGCTGGCCTTGTTGATGACCGGCAAGCCGGTGTCGGTGGTGGTATTCATCGGTTTGATCCTGCTGGTGGGGCTGGTGACCAAGAACGCGATCATCCTGATCGACAAGGTCAACCAGTTGCGCGAAGACGGCGTGCCCAAGCACGAGGCATTGATCGAAGGGGCGCGCTCGCGCCTGCGGCCGATCATCATGACCACGTTGTGCACCTTGTTCGGCTTCCTGCCGCTGGCGGTGGCGATGGGCGAGGGCGCTGAGGTGCGGGCGCCGATGGCGATCACCGTGATCGGCGGTTTGCTGGTATCGACCCTGCTGACCTTGCTGGTGATCCCGGTGGTATACGACCTGCTGGATCGTCGCGCCGACGCGTACTATCTGGAACGCGGCCGGCGCATGGCCGGGCAACGCGCGCACGCGGCAGGCAATGCCGACGGACTGGAGGCGCTATGA
- a CDS encoding c-type cytochrome, translating to MRPQPLAACLALVVFLPFGGASATPSVTPATPATPTPATTAAPATAAAAPAAPTGNPANGRLLAYTCQGCHGVTGYKNAYPSYRVPKIGGQSSQYLTQALTEYRQGKRKHPTMQAQAQSFSEQDIADISAFLSTLK from the coding sequence ATGCGCCCGCAGCCGCTCGCCGCTTGTCTCGCTCTGGTCGTCTTCCTGCCGTTTGGGGGCGCATCAGCGACACCGTCAGTCACGCCGGCAACACCGGCCACGCCGACGCCTGCCACTACGGCAGCACCCGCCACTGCCGCAGCGGCGCCCGCCGCCCCGACCGGCAATCCAGCTAATGGCCGCCTGCTCGCCTATACCTGCCAGGGCTGTCACGGCGTGACCGGCTACAAGAACGCCTACCCCAGTTATCGCGTTCCCAAGATCGGGGGCCAGTCCAGCCAGTATCTGACCCAGGCGCTGACCGAATACCGCCAGGGCAAGCGCAAGCATCCGACCATGCAGGCGCAGGCGCAGAGTTTCTCCGAGCAGGACATCGCCGACATCTCCGCCTTCCTGTCCACTCTCAAATAA
- a CDS encoding PAS domain S-box protein, with amino-acid sequence MDSAVSPFAGLLPEISETASLLLASTCASDPLLRGSAALRTTLSVCLHARHPMLLTWGDHACCIYNDACIASLGARHPAAFGKPLSALTTNDLPGGAPGGVQRSTWSSSPVLEDGRQVGTLYVASGSVADSELPRCTAAAPAAASALDQSPAFMAVLRGPDYVIESVNQRFHDLVGERPLLGRALLDAMPEIADQGYLGLLDEVRRSGRPFIGESMTAYLQRSPGSALDETFVDFLYQPMRDSDGRIDAILGNGFDVTAQRRNESRDSFLLMLEDALQNVSEPRQIIDTSVRLLGEHLQANRCAFGLAAADGSTMHVISDHVQDMPSLQGDFPLEAAQGLRDALLDNRPWFTTDARAPGAPDYVAEQYRRSGLRASLAIPLHKHGHLVAAIGVHQRAPRRWLSTEIELVRLVAARCWESMQRAKAQQQLAANEARLRRLADTLPQIVFMAGADGRPHYFNRRWYEYTGLDPADNQDAAWQRAHTDAGLQLSGEAWATALLREHAYELECELLRHDGQARWHLTRALPVRGEDGGIAEWIGTYTDIHDRRMFEHQLRESEIRFRALCETVPAMIWMADAHGACVYWNPRWYHFTGQGEDQALDQGWWNVMHPDDAGRVRLAFEQALERRGEFLAEYRVRRHDGQYRWCIDTASPHFASDGRFLGHIGSLTDISERKHIEDTTASDRAILSLITTGAPLPVVLDAIALSVEARGEIPLYCSVMVLDAIRHTLSFGSTPHFPLEHHGQFEPVPITSDGPPCARAAHIGQQIICTDIQAEPSFSRHHAVSAALGIVACCVTPILASTGQVLGTLNIYYDRIHLPSLREQAMARSASHLAGIVIERTRVDAKLKLSLQAETAARNQAEHASRVKDEFLATLSHELRTPLNAILGWSRLMQSPTFEPDTLGKGLVIIERSARAQTQIIDDLLDMSAILSGKIRLQADHFDIAGLARSAVDLMQPAALARTIALELDAPIGSELWFFGDAGRLQQVLTNLLSNALKFTAPGGAVRVGLDVEDGRLRLCVQDTGIGIAAEFLPHVFDRFRQADAGTTRRVGGLGLGLSISRQLVDLHGGSLGASSAGEGRGSLFTIVLPFQHGVSGLRPPSADPDRVGPLPADCRGRLDHVRVLLVDDDQDSREAVMQFLMLAGAQVQAAGSVDAAEQCLAEAPFDVLVSDIAMPVRDGYDLIRTVRAGGGELPRHIPAIALTAYVREEDRDRAVVAGFDAHMGKPVEPPGLVDLIERLVVPTRAVQGAA; translated from the coding sequence ATGGATAGTGCCGTGTCGCCGTTTGCGGGCCTGTTACCGGAGATCAGCGAAACTGCAAGCTTGCTGCTGGCGTCCACCTGTGCCAGCGATCCGCTGTTGCGCGGCAGTGCGGCGTTGCGCACCACGCTGTCGGTCTGCCTGCATGCACGCCATCCGATGTTGCTGACCTGGGGCGATCACGCGTGCTGTATCTACAACGATGCCTGCATTGCCAGCCTGGGCGCGCGCCATCCGGCTGCGTTCGGAAAGCCGCTCAGCGCGCTGACAACCAACGACCTGCCAGGCGGTGCGCCTGGCGGTGTGCAGCGATCGACATGGTCGAGCAGCCCGGTACTGGAGGACGGCCGGCAGGTCGGCACGCTGTATGTGGCCAGCGGGTCTGTCGCCGATAGCGAACTCCCCCGCTGCACCGCTGCGGCGCCAGCAGCAGCATCGGCGCTCGACCAATCGCCGGCGTTCATGGCGGTGCTGCGTGGGCCGGACTACGTCATCGAAAGCGTCAATCAACGTTTCCACGACCTTGTCGGCGAGCGACCGTTGCTGGGCCGGGCACTACTGGATGCCATGCCGGAAATTGCCGACCAGGGCTATCTCGGCCTGCTCGACGAGGTGCGCCGCAGCGGGCGGCCTTTCATCGGCGAGTCGATGACCGCCTATCTGCAGCGCTCACCCGGCAGCGCGCTGGATGAAACCTTCGTCGACTTCCTCTATCAACCGATGCGCGACAGCGACGGCCGGATCGATGCGATCCTGGGGAATGGCTTTGATGTCACCGCGCAGCGGCGCAACGAGAGCCGCGACAGCTTCCTGCTGATGCTCGAAGACGCCTTGCAGAATGTCTCCGAGCCGCGCCAGATCATCGATACCAGCGTACGTCTGTTGGGCGAGCATCTGCAGGCCAACCGGTGCGCCTTCGGGCTGGCCGCCGCCGACGGCAGCACCATGCATGTCATCAGCGACCATGTGCAGGACATGCCCAGCCTGCAAGGCGACTTCCCGCTGGAAGCGGCGCAAGGCCTGCGCGATGCGCTGCTGGACAATCGCCCGTGGTTCACCACCGATGCAAGGGCGCCAGGCGCGCCGGATTACGTGGCCGAGCAGTACCGCCGCTCGGGCCTGCGCGCATCGCTGGCGATTCCGCTGCACAAGCACGGCCATCTGGTGGCGGCCATCGGCGTGCACCAGCGCGCACCGCGGCGCTGGCTGTCCACCGAGATCGAGCTGGTGCGGCTGGTGGCGGCTCGCTGCTGGGAGTCGATGCAACGGGCAAAGGCGCAACAGCAGTTGGCCGCCAACGAAGCGCGCCTGCGGCGCCTGGCCGATACGCTGCCGCAGATCGTCTTCATGGCCGGCGCGGATGGCCGGCCACACTATTTCAACCGGCGCTGGTACGAATACACCGGCCTGGACCCGGCCGACAACCAGGACGCGGCCTGGCAGCGCGCCCATACCGATGCGGGATTGCAGTTGTCGGGCGAAGCCTGGGCCACGGCCTTGCTGCGTGAGCACGCTTACGAGCTGGAATGCGAGCTGCTGCGTCACGACGGGCAGGCGCGCTGGCATCTGACCCGCGCGCTGCCGGTGCGCGGCGAGGATGGCGGCATTGCCGAGTGGATCGGCACCTATACCGATATCCATGATCGCCGCATGTTCGAGCACCAACTGCGCGAGAGCGAAATCCGCTTCCGCGCGCTGTGCGAGACGGTGCCGGCGATGATCTGGATGGCCGATGCGCACGGCGCCTGCGTGTACTGGAATCCACGCTGGTACCACTTCACCGGCCAGGGCGAGGACCAGGCGCTGGACCAGGGCTGGTGGAACGTGATGCACCCGGACGATGCCGGGCGCGTACGGCTGGCCTTCGAACAGGCGCTGGAGCGGCGTGGCGAATTCCTGGCCGAATACCGCGTGCGCCGCCACGACGGCCAGTACCGCTGGTGTATCGACACCGCCTCGCCGCATTTCGCCAGCGATGGGCGCTTTCTCGGGCATATCGGCTCGCTCACCGACATCTCCGAACGCAAGCACATCGAAGATACCACTGCCTCCGACCGCGCGATCCTGAGCCTGATCACCACCGGCGCACCGCTGCCGGTGGTGCTGGACGCGATTGCACTGAGCGTGGAAGCGCGCGGGGAGATTCCCCTGTACTGCTCGGTGATGGTGCTGGATGCGATTCGCCATACCCTGAGCTTCGGGTCGACGCCGCATTTTCCGCTGGAGCATCACGGCCAGTTCGAGCCGGTGCCGATCACATCGGACGGCCCACCCTGCGCACGCGCCGCGCATATCGGGCAGCAAATCATCTGCACCGACATCCAGGCCGAGCCGAGCTTCAGTCGTCATCATGCGGTATCGGCGGCACTGGGCATCGTGGCGTGCTGCGTGACGCCGATCCTGGCCAGCACTGGCCAGGTGCTGGGCACGCTCAACATCTATTACGACCGCATCCACCTGCCCTCGCTGCGCGAACAGGCGATGGCCCGCTCCGCATCGCATCTGGCCGGGATCGTGATCGAGCGGACCCGCGTCGATGCCAAGCTCAAGCTATCGCTGCAGGCGGAAACCGCCGCGCGCAACCAGGCCGAGCATGCCAGCCGGGTCAAGGATGAATTCCTGGCCACGCTCAGCCACGAATTGCGTACGCCACTCAATGCCATCCTGGGTTGGTCGCGGCTGATGCAGTCGCCGACCTTCGAGCCGGACACGCTGGGCAAGGGCCTGGTGATCATCGAGCGTAGCGCGCGTGCGCAGACGCAGATCATCGACGACCTGCTGGACATGAGCGCCATCCTGTCCGGCAAGATCCGCCTGCAGGCCGACCACTTCGACATCGCCGGCCTGGCCCGCAGCGCGGTGGACTTGATGCAGCCGGCTGCGCTGGCCCGCACCATCGCGCTGGAACTGGATGCGCCCATCGGCAGCGAGCTCTGGTTCTTCGGCGATGCCGGACGCCTGCAGCAGGTGCTGACCAATCTGCTCAGCAACGCACTCAAGTTCACTGCCCCGGGCGGCGCTGTGCGGGTGGGTCTGGATGTGGAAGATGGACGCCTGCGGCTCTGCGTGCAGGACACCGGCATCGGTATCGCAGCGGAGTTCCTGCCGCATGTGTTCGACCGGTTCCGGCAGGCCGATGCCGGCACGACGCGCCGCGTTGGCGGCCTGGGGCTGGGCCTGTCGATCTCGCGCCAGCTGGTGGACCTGCACGGCGGCAGCCTGGGCGCGTCCAGCGCTGGCGAGGGCCGCGGATCGCTGTTCACCATCGTGCTGCCGTTTCAGCATGGCGTCAGCGGCCTGCGCCCGCCATCGGCCGACCCGGATCGGGTGGGCCCGCTCCCGGCCGACTGCCGCGGGCGCCTGGACCATGTGCGCGTGCTGCTGGTCGACGACGATCAGGATTCGCGCGAGGCGGTGATGCAGTTCCTGATGCTGGCCGGTGCGCAGGTACAGGCCGCCGGCTCGGTGGATGCGGCCGAGCAGTGCCTGGCCGAGGCTCCCTTCGACGTGCTGGTCAGCGACATCGCGATGCCGGTGCGCGATGGCTACGACCTGATCCGCACCGTGCGTGCCGGTGGCGGCGAGCTGCCGCGGCATATCCCGGCGATCGCGCTGACGGCCTACGTGCGCGAGGAAGACCGCGATCGCGCGGTGGTGGCCGGCTTCGATGCGCACATGGGCAAACCGGTGGAGCCGCCCGGCCTGGTCGACCTGATCGAACGCCTGGTGGTACCGACGCGCGCGGTGCAGGGAGCGGCGTGA
- a CDS encoding response regulator, which yields MSVLRGVRVLVVENDDMNAILLELQLSHIGAAVVGPVGQVQDALQLIQADAPDIAVLDYRLGNGETSEPVARLLAERGIPFVLATGVATGSIPAGFERGVILTKPYLSEELINALSRARQLSGADS from the coding sequence ATGTCGGTGTTGCGTGGAGTTCGGGTACTCGTGGTCGAAAACGATGACATGAATGCCATCCTGCTCGAATTGCAGCTCTCCCACATTGGTGCGGCTGTGGTCGGGCCGGTCGGGCAAGTGCAGGATGCGCTGCAGCTGATCCAGGCCGATGCGCCGGACATTGCGGTGCTGGACTATCGCCTTGGCAACGGGGAGACCAGCGAACCGGTGGCGCGCCTGCTGGCCGAGCGTGGCATCCCGTTCGTCCTGGCCACAGGTGTGGCCACTGGCAGCATCCCGGCCGGCTTCGAACGCGGCGTGATCCTGACCAAGCCGTATCTGTCCGAAGAACTGATCAACGCCTTGTCGCGCGCGCGGCAGTTGAGCGGCGCCGACAGTTGA
- a CDS encoding efflux RND transporter periplasmic adaptor subunit, which translates to MSPLSLLPRRSGTCAAALLITTSLLLGGCKAGDGEAKAAEEKKAVDAVPVETAKAARRAVAASYTGTAALEPRAEAQVVAKTSGVALAVMVEEGQKVSAGQALVRLDPDRAHLAVAQSEAQLRKLENSYRRATQLVGQQLVSAADVDQLKFDVENSRAQHRLASLELSYSTVQAPISGVIASRSIKTGNFVQINTPIFRIVDDSQLEATLNVPERELATLKSGQPVTLLADALPGQQFVGKVDRIAPVVDSGSGTFRVVCAFGKGAESLQPGMFGRIRIDYDQRKDALVIPRLALLDDGEPAVFVVRDGKASRVPVKLGYAEGPWLEVRQGLKEGDQVVTAGKVALRDGTAVQVIGQPDRKPVAAKASVPAHDETHA; encoded by the coding sequence ATGTCGCCACTCTCCCTCTTGCCCCGCCGCAGCGGAACCTGCGCCGCGGCGCTGTTGATCACCACCAGCCTGTTGTTGGGAGGTTGCAAGGCCGGCGATGGCGAGGCCAAGGCAGCAGAAGAAAAGAAGGCCGTGGACGCCGTGCCGGTGGAAACGGCCAAGGCCGCGCGCCGCGCAGTGGCCGCCAGCTATACCGGTACCGCTGCACTGGAGCCGCGTGCGGAAGCGCAAGTGGTGGCCAAGACCTCCGGCGTGGCACTGGCGGTGATGGTGGAAGAAGGCCAGAAGGTCTCGGCCGGACAGGCGCTGGTGCGGCTGGACCCGGACCGTGCGCACCTGGCCGTGGCGCAGAGCGAAGCGCAGTTGCGCAAGCTGGAAAACAGCTACCGCCGTGCGACACAACTAGTGGGGCAGCAGCTGGTGAGCGCAGCCGATGTCGACCAGCTCAAGTTCGACGTGGAAAACAGCCGTGCGCAGCATCGGCTGGCGTCGCTGGAGCTGTCCTACTCTACGGTGCAGGCGCCGATTTCCGGCGTGATCGCCTCGCGCTCGATCAAGACCGGCAACTTCGTGCAGATCAACACGCCGATCTTCCGCATCGTCGACGACTCGCAGCTGGAGGCCACGCTCAACGTTCCCGAGCGTGAACTGGCGACACTCAAATCCGGACAGCCGGTGACCTTGCTGGCCGATGCGTTGCCCGGCCAGCAGTTCGTGGGCAAGGTGGACCGGATTGCGCCGGTGGTGGATTCGGGCAGCGGCACGTTCCGGGTGGTGTGCGCTTTCGGTAAGGGCGCCGAGTCGCTGCAGCCGGGCATGTTCGGGCGCATCCGCATCGATTACGACCAGCGCAAGGATGCCCTGGTGATTCCGCGCCTGGCCTTGCTGGACGATGGCGAGCCGGCCGTGTTCGTGGTGCGCGATGGCAAGGCCAGCCGGGTGCCGGTGAAGCTGGGCTATGCGGAAGGACCGTGGCTGGAGGTCCGCCAGGGCCTGAAGGAAGGCGACCAGGTGGTGACAGCCGGCAAGGTGGCGCTGCGCGACGGCACCGCTGTGCAGGTGATCGGCCAGCCCGATCGCAAGCCGGTAGCGGCCAAGGCCTCGGTACCCGCGCATGACGAGACGCACGCATGA